A genomic window from Tolypothrix sp. PCC 7910 includes:
- a CDS encoding DUF3703 domain-containing protein — MENQIVHLFVFNTLVHEHFQAELDRAKIAIAEQDFETAWIALQRAHILGQTDAIAHTIAHWNMLKLAWRQRDFQEIIGQLISTLSVFPLTLLYGKNRYLRGGKANVNESEKMSVPADIQQILNQ, encoded by the coding sequence ATGGAAAACCAAATCGTTCATCTGTTCGTTTTTAATACCCTTGTACATGAACATTTCCAAGCAGAACTTGATAGAGCAAAAATAGCTATTGCAGAGCAAGACTTTGAAACCGCATGGATAGCCCTACAACGCGCTCACATTCTTGGGCAAACTGATGCGATCGCTCATACAATTGCCCATTGGAATATGCTGAAACTTGCCTGGAGACAGAGAGACTTTCAGGAGATTATTGGACAATTAATATCAACACTTTCGGTATTTCCTTTAACACTTTTGTATGGCAAAAATAGATACCTCAGAGGTGGTAAAGCCAATGTTAATGAGTCAGAAAAAATGTCTGTTCCCGCAGATATTCAACAAATCCTGAATCAGTGA
- a CDS encoding DUF4336 domain-containing protein: MNAQGSQAETMHPRDWSWPFWLTVPLYPYGKRRTVCTEVVKDTIWTFDQLHGILYTIVPIRMTLVKLESGGILVYAPVAPTTECIRLINDLVAKHGDVKYIILPTSSGLEHKVFVGPFARRFPKAQVFVAPHQWSFPFNLPLSWLGFPQSRTQEIPADKSQVTFADEFDYAVLDINLGRGSFGEVAVFHKRSHTLLLTDTILSVPEEPPAIVQIDPYPLLFHARDNGQEAIVDTPANRRKGWQRISLFAIYFRPGALEVASMGEMFRDAFKAAEKSKKAYFGFFPFRWRENWQQSFAALRGDGRPFVAPILQTLILPQGPKQVLDWADKVASWDFHQIISCHFDSPINTTPYQFRQAFAFLEKNPSFSQSLPQEDLQFITGLEADLLKRGIATPAKERV; this comes from the coding sequence ATGAATGCACAAGGGTCGCAAGCAGAAACAATGCATCCGCGTGATTGGTCATGGCCATTTTGGTTGACTGTACCTCTTTACCCCTACGGCAAACGGCGGACGGTTTGCACTGAAGTAGTTAAAGATACTATTTGGACATTCGACCAACTGCACGGCATTCTCTACACTATTGTGCCGATTCGGATGACTTTGGTGAAGCTGGAGTCCGGCGGTATATTGGTTTATGCACCAGTTGCACCCACAACAGAATGTATCCGTTTAATTAATGATTTAGTAGCCAAGCATGGTGATGTTAAATACATCATTTTGCCTACAAGTTCTGGTTTAGAACACAAGGTTTTTGTCGGCCCCTTCGCTCGCCGCTTCCCCAAAGCGCAAGTGTTTGTAGCACCGCACCAATGGAGTTTTCCCTTCAACTTGCCTTTGAGTTGGCTAGGTTTTCCCCAAAGCCGCACCCAAGAAATTCCCGCAGACAAGAGCCAAGTAACCTTTGCTGATGAATTTGACTATGCGGTATTAGATATTAATTTGGGGCGGGGATCGTTTGGAGAAGTTGCAGTATTTCACAAGCGATCGCACACTTTATTGCTGACTGATACCATACTCTCTGTACCAGAAGAACCACCTGCGATCGTGCAAATCGATCCCTATCCCTTATTATTTCATGCTAGAGACAACGGACAGGAAGCGATCGTAGATACTCCAGCTAATCGCCGCAAGGGATGGCAACGCATTTCATTATTTGCTATATACTTCCGCCCTGGCGCGCTAGAAGTTGCAAGCATGGGTGAGATGTTCCGCGATGCTTTCAAAGCAGCAGAAAAGTCAAAAAAAGCTTATTTTGGTTTCTTTCCTTTCCGTTGGCGAGAAAACTGGCAACAATCATTTGCAGCCCTGCGCGGCGATGGACGGCCATTTGTCGCCCCAATTCTGCAAACCCTAATTCTTCCCCAAGGGCCAAAACAAGTCCTCGACTGGGCAGACAAAGTTGCTAGTTGGGATTTTCATCAAATTATCAGTTGTCATTTTGACTCCCCCATCAACACAACTCCCTATCAATTTCGGCAAGCATTCGCCTTTTTAGAAAAGAATCCGTCTTTTAGCCAGTCTCTACCCCAAGAAGATTTGCAATTCATCACCGGACTGGAAGCAGATTTGCTCAAACGCGGTATTGCTACCCCAGCGAAGGAGAGGGTGTGA
- a CDS encoding DUF1772 domain-containing protein: MFLKIWRLITLIIVALFMGLEFAHALELPPKMQYDGALYVTIQNSLYRYFGAPGPGAFITVGAVLCAIALTILVRKHRVAFWWTLAGTLCLAIAFPLIYFLRIEPVNVVIEQANTTSLPINWQQLRNQWEYAHATNFICSLAGFSALLISVLVDVPEYKKHHL, from the coding sequence ATGTTTCTCAAAATTTGGCGTTTAATTACACTCATTATCGTCGCGCTATTTATGGGTTTAGAATTTGCCCATGCTTTAGAACTGCCTCCCAAAATGCAGTACGATGGAGCGCTATATGTGACGATTCAAAATAGCCTGTACCGTTATTTTGGTGCGCCAGGGCCAGGGGCCTTCATTACTGTGGGTGCAGTGCTGTGTGCGATCGCACTTACAATTCTGGTACGAAAACACCGCGTTGCTTTTTGGTGGACATTGGCAGGTACGCTTTGTTTAGCGATCGCTTTTCCCCTCATCTATTTTCTGCGGATTGAGCCTGTGAATGTTGTGATTGAACAGGCTAATACAACTTCACTACCAATCAATTGGCAACAGCTAAGAAATCAATGGGAATATGCCCACGCTACAAACTTTATTTGCAGTCTAGCTGGCTTTAGTGCATTGCTGATTTCTGTACTAGTTGATGTTCCTGAATACAAAAAACATCACCTCTAA
- a CDS encoding adenylate/guanylate cyclase domain-containing protein: MSSHQHSFDETADLIIGVRHSENGYVQENAAPVGVLAKRQGTISSFLAPLTQETFKQVVKDVEQKLQIVHQTLTRLDSHGFDTILEEMLHSITLKTGELLGADRTTIFLLDEEKQELWSILAEGEGDRSLEIRIPADKGIAGEVATFKKVINIPYDFYDDPRSVFAQKQEQITGYRTYTMLALPLLNEQGELVAVVQLLNKLKCQHNPNAPIAERVDTKGFTYADEELFQEFAPSIRLILESSRSFYVATQKQRAAAALMKAIKSLSQSNLDLEDTLKRVMDEAKELMNADRSTLWLIDHDREELWTKITQDNGKTKELRVPVGKGFAGIVAASGKKLNIPFDLYDHPDSDTAKQLDQQNGYRTCSLLCMPVFNADQQLIGVTQLVNKRKSGDFPAYNHEHWPKAPECFQASFDHNDEEFMEAFNIQAGVALQNAQLFATVKQQEQMQRDILRSLSNGVISTDKTGLIIAANESAKRLLDLQEQDRLEGLSIQNVINIKEGNFSKWCENALNAANYRHRQQYYPDRTLLTTGTEQHSINLSINTIADASDHKQVRGALVVMEDISDEKRLKSTMYRYMTQELAEELLKLDDAKLGGDRKEVSILFSDIRGYTTLTENLEAEEVVSMLNEYFESMVEAVFKHKGTLDKYIGDAIMAVFGSPLPLQEHAWMAVQTSLEMRHRLQEFNHRRYLANKPRINIGIGINSDTVISGNIGSSKRMEFTAIGDGVNLGSRLESVSKQYGCDIIISDNTYNPCRENIWARELDYIRVKGRNEPVAIYELLSLRTDPIKSEKLEIIELYHKGREYYLNRQFDLAQAKFNQVLAIDSHDKAALLHLHRCQHWIQSPPSEADWDEGVWTFKEK, encoded by the coding sequence ATGTCATCGCATCAACATAGTTTTGATGAGACTGCCGATTTAATTATTGGTGTGCGCCATTCAGAAAATGGCTATGTACAAGAAAATGCTGCTCCTGTAGGTGTACTTGCTAAAAGACAGGGAACTATTTCTAGTTTTTTGGCTCCCTTAACCCAGGAAACTTTTAAACAAGTTGTTAAAGATGTCGAACAAAAATTGCAGATTGTGCATCAAACTCTCACGAGGTTAGATTCTCATGGGTTTGACACAATTCTCGAAGAAATGTTGCATTCGATTACTTTAAAAACAGGAGAATTATTAGGAGCAGATAGAACAACTATATTTTTATTAGATGAAGAGAAGCAAGAACTCTGGTCAATATTAGCAGAAGGAGAAGGCGATCGCTCTTTAGAAATTCGCATTCCTGCAGATAAAGGAATTGCTGGGGAAGTTGCTACTTTCAAAAAAGTTATCAATATTCCCTATGATTTTTATGACGATCCTCGCTCAGTCTTTGCTCAAAAGCAAGAACAAATTACTGGCTACCGTACCTATACAATGTTGGCTTTGCCATTGTTAAATGAGCAAGGCGAATTAGTTGCCGTAGTACAATTACTGAATAAATTAAAATGTCAGCATAATCCTAACGCTCCCATTGCAGAACGCGTTGATACTAAAGGATTTACTTATGCTGATGAAGAATTATTCCAAGAATTTGCGCCTTCAATTCGGCTAATTTTAGAATCATCACGCTCGTTTTATGTCGCTACGCAAAAACAACGAGCCGCAGCCGCATTAATGAAAGCAATCAAATCGCTTTCGCAAAGTAATCTTGACTTAGAAGATACCCTTAAAAGGGTAATGGATGAAGCCAAGGAATTAATGAATGCGGATCGCAGTACATTATGGCTAATAGACCACGATCGCGAAGAATTATGGACAAAAATTACTCAAGATAATGGGAAAACCAAAGAATTACGTGTACCTGTAGGTAAAGGCTTTGCTGGTATAGTCGCTGCATCTGGTAAAAAGCTGAATATTCCTTTTGACTTGTACGATCACCCAGATTCCGATACAGCTAAACAACTTGACCAGCAAAATGGTTATCGAACTTGTAGTTTATTATGTATGCCTGTGTTTAATGCCGATCAACAATTGATTGGTGTGACGCAATTAGTCAATAAAAGAAAATCAGGCGATTTCCCCGCTTATAATCACGAACATTGGCCCAAAGCTCCCGAATGCTTCCAAGCAAGCTTCGATCATAACGATGAAGAATTCATGGAAGCCTTTAATATTCAAGCAGGGGTAGCGCTGCAAAATGCTCAATTATTCGCCACAGTGAAGCAGCAAGAACAAATGCAGCGAGATATTTTGCGGAGTCTTTCTAATGGCGTAATTTCTACAGATAAAACTGGTTTAATTATTGCGGCAAATGAAAGCGCTAAACGCTTACTAGATTTACAAGAACAAGACCGTTTAGAAGGTCTTTCCATTCAAAATGTCATCAATATTAAAGAAGGTAACTTTAGTAAATGGTGTGAGAATGCTTTAAATGCAGCTAACTACAGACACCGACAACAATATTATCCCGATCGCACTTTATTAACTACAGGTACAGAACAGCATAGTATTAATTTATCAATTAACACAATTGCCGATGCTAGCGACCATAAACAAGTGCGTGGTGCGCTAGTAGTAATGGAAGATATCAGCGATGAAAAACGCCTGAAAAGTACAATGTACCGCTATATGACCCAGGAATTAGCGGAAGAATTGCTGAAATTAGATGATGCTAAATTAGGAGGCGATCGCAAAGAAGTTTCGATTCTATTTTCTGATATTCGCGGCTATACAACTTTAACTGAAAATCTCGAAGCTGAAGAAGTTGTGAGTATGCTCAATGAATATTTTGAATCAATGGTAGAGGCTGTTTTTAAACATAAAGGCACCCTAGATAAATATATTGGTGATGCTATTATGGCTGTGTTTGGTTCGCCTTTACCATTACAAGAACACGCTTGGATGGCGGTACAAACATCTTTAGAAATGCGCCATCGTTTGCAAGAATTTAATCACCGCCGCTACTTAGCTAATAAACCGAGAATTAACATTGGGATTGGCATTAATTCTGATACCGTAATTAGTGGCAACATTGGCTCTAGTAAAAGAATGGAATTTACCGCCATTGGTGATGGCGTTAACCTGGGTTCCCGCTTAGAAAGCGTCAGCAAACAGTACGGCTGCGACATTATTATTAGCGATAATACTTATAATCCCTGTCGTGAAAATATTTGGGCTAGAGAACTAGATTATATTCGCGTTAAAGGCAGAAATGAGCCAGTTGCTATTTATGAACTGCTAAGTTTGCGTACCGATCCCATTAAGAGTGAAAAATTAGAAATAATTGAGCTGTATCACAAAGGGCGTGAATATTATTTAAATCGCCAGTTTGACCTAGCACAAGCTAAATTCAATCAAGTTTTAGCGATTGATAGCCATGACAAAGCGGCTTTATTACATCTGCACCGTTGTCAGCACTGGATACAATCACCCCCATCAGAGGCAGATTGGGATGAAGGTGTTTGGACTTTTAAGGAGAAATGA
- a CDS encoding LuxR C-terminal-related transcriptional regulator, which translates to MASPLLVTKLHIPLLRSPLVQRDRLWDKLNQGLTSRLILISAAAGFGKSTVLSEWAHQTQVPVSWLSLDEQDNDPKRFWKYIVAALQQNIPEIGEATLAMLQASETVTFEALLTPLINELAELKTELILVLDDYHLITNAAIHQTVTFFLEHLPTQIHLAIATRVDPPLPLARWRVRSQLTELRADDLRFTDAEAATFLHQFMPVPLTESQIATLQTQTEGWIAGLQLAMLSLRDNTTIDVFIKFFGGDKRYIRDYLVEEVLQRQSPPLQLFLLRTSILEQMCGSLCEAILREDAVNGTETLEELERQNLFVIALDGNRTWYRYHHLFAESLRHILHRIEPDGGGKYHVRAAQWYEQQGYIADAIQQAISAKACEYAAALIEEEIQTKENPRIDAVFLRNTLQKLPKELTDSRPWLLVAQAWAAFTSSQFVDAIAVIQSLERLLNQGIDSTENSDRLWGLVVALKGMQARQQGNTAESVAFMEKALQLLPSDNSWLRSLILLNLGVTYFVADNYESAKQLLPEISAIGKVRGTADPAIAGLYLQAQFLALRGELDSATSLCQQGLQLATERRWLVTYAGVLVEVALADLFREQNQLEIAAQHLTQSIERAIQNQQPGLMMGYITLARVRLCQGNFQAAWATIHAAERCQIWLWPTMLSVAACKARLHLAEGNLDAAIAWAEKSNLSVEGELHYSATEQYPRCSELDYLTYARVLLAYGKQNSSPSYLQDALHLLKRLSKFAQTAGRTIRVMETLLLQALVFQAQGDKAQSMNLLTQALNIPRQGNYIRLFLDEGNPMKELLQAAVSKNIHSQEVNSLLAAFAPVEPKKSAAVPTLIEPLTERELEVLHYLATGMSNQAIADQLFVSLAAVKWHARNIYGKLEVNNRTQAVAKARELGILS; encoded by the coding sequence ATGGCTAGTCCTCTGCTGGTGACTAAGTTGCATATTCCCTTGCTGCGATCGCCTTTGGTGCAGCGCGATCGCCTGTGGGATAAATTAAATCAGGGGTTAACTAGCAGACTGATTCTGATTTCGGCGGCGGCTGGTTTTGGTAAGTCAACTGTATTGAGTGAATGGGCGCATCAAACTCAAGTTCCTGTAAGTTGGTTGTCATTGGATGAGCAGGATAACGATCCCAAGCGCTTTTGGAAATATATTGTCGCCGCTTTACAGCAGAATATTCCCGAGATTGGCGAGGCTACACTGGCGATGTTGCAAGCCAGCGAAACTGTTACATTTGAAGCTTTGTTAACACCTTTAATCAATGAATTAGCAGAACTTAAAACTGAATTAATTCTCGTTTTAGATGATTATCATCTGATTACTAATGCTGCAATTCATCAGACAGTAACTTTTTTTCTCGAGCATTTACCAACACAGATTCATTTAGCGATCGCAACTCGTGTTGATCCACCGCTACCTTTAGCTAGATGGCGTGTCCGCAGCCAATTAACAGAATTACGAGCAGATGATTTACGTTTCACTGATGCAGAAGCCGCAACATTTTTGCATCAGTTTATGCCAGTCCCATTAACAGAGTCACAAATAGCAACCTTGCAAACACAAACTGAAGGATGGATTGCGGGGTTGCAGCTAGCTATGCTCTCCTTGCGTGATAATACTACTATTGATGTGTTTATTAAATTTTTTGGAGGAGATAAACGCTATATACGAGATTATCTGGTCGAAGAAGTTTTACAAAGACAATCGCCGCCTCTGCAATTGTTTCTTTTACGAACCTCTATTTTAGAGCAGATGTGTGGTTCGCTCTGTGAAGCCATTTTAAGGGAAGATGCGGTAAATGGAACTGAGACTTTAGAGGAATTAGAGCGTCAAAATTTATTTGTAATTGCCCTCGATGGTAATCGTACTTGGTATCGCTATCACCATCTATTTGCAGAATCACTGCGTCACATTTTACACCGCATAGAACCAGATGGCGGGGGGAAATATCATGTTCGTGCTGCCCAATGGTACGAACAGCAGGGATATATTGCTGATGCCATTCAACAGGCTATTTCAGCAAAGGCGTGTGAGTATGCAGCCGCTTTAATTGAGGAGGAAATTCAAACCAAAGAAAACCCACGGATTGATGCAGTTTTTCTGCGAAATACCCTACAAAAATTGCCTAAAGAATTAACTGATAGCCGTCCTTGGTTACTTGTAGCTCAAGCCTGGGCAGCATTTACATCTTCTCAATTTGTAGATGCGATCGCAGTTATTCAAAGCCTGGAACGATTGCTCAATCAAGGTATTGATTCTACAGAAAATAGCGATCGCCTTTGGGGTTTAGTTGTGGCGCTCAAAGGAATGCAAGCCCGTCAGCAAGGAAATACGGCAGAATCAGTCGCCTTTATGGAAAAAGCCTTGCAATTATTGCCTTCAGATAATTCTTGGTTGCGATCGCTCATCTTGCTCAATCTAGGTGTCACGTATTTTGTAGCTGATAATTATGAGTCTGCAAAGCAATTACTCCCAGAAATTAGCGCCATTGGCAAAGTAAGAGGTACAGCAGATCCAGCGATCGCAGGGCTTTATTTACAAGCGCAGTTTCTCGCCTTGCGGGGAGAATTAGATTCAGCAACTTCCCTGTGTCAGCAAGGTTTGCAACTAGCAACAGAACGGCGTTGGTTAGTCACCTATGCTGGTGTATTGGTAGAGGTAGCATTAGCCGATTTATTCAGAGAACAAAATCAATTAGAAATAGCCGCACAACATCTCACCCAAAGCATTGAGCGCGCCATTCAGAATCAACAGCCAGGGTTAATGATGGGTTACATTACATTGGCACGAGTACGCCTATGTCAGGGAAACTTTCAAGCAGCCTGGGCAACAATTCATGCAGCCGAACGCTGTCAAATCTGGCTTTGGCCTACTATGCTTTCTGTTGCAGCCTGTAAAGCGAGATTGCATTTGGCAGAAGGAAATTTAGATGCTGCGATCGCCTGGGCTGAGAAAAGTAATTTGAGTGTAGAAGGCGAACTACACTACAGTGCAACTGAACAATATCCCAGATGTTCCGAACTTGATTATTTAACTTATGCCAGAGTGCTACTGGCTTATGGTAAACAGAATTCATCGCCATCTTATTTACAAGATGCCTTACACTTGCTCAAGCGATTATCTAAATTTGCTCAAACAGCTGGAAGAACTATCCGCGTTATGGAAACGTTGCTATTACAGGCGTTAGTTTTCCAAGCGCAAGGAGATAAAGCGCAATCCATGAATTTGTTAACTCAAGCCCTGAATATTCCTCGCCAAGGCAATTACATCCGTTTGTTTTTGGATGAAGGAAACCCAATGAAAGAGTTATTGCAAGCGGCTGTTTCTAAGAATATTCATTCTCAGGAAGTTAATAGTTTGCTAGCTGCATTTGCTCCCGTTGAGCCGAAGAAATCTGCTGCGGTTCCCACGTTGATTGAGCCATTAACTGAGCGGGAGTTGGAAGTTTTACATTATCTCGCAACTGGGATGTCAAATCAGGCGATCGCAGACCAATTATTTGTTAGCCTCGCAGCTGTGAAATGGCACGCTCGCAATATTTACGGCAAGCTGGAAGTGAACAATCGCACTCAAGCGGTAGCAAAAGCTAGAGAATTGGGGATTTTATCTTAA
- a CDS encoding DUF2808 domain-containing protein, translating into MRVAVILGMVIAMVAGIQGYTSKPSPAVQLQDGTVYFVQPPRLVEAVTTYKEVYVWGATYYFTVNLPENAGEPLQRVTINQREGVDYVRFDLKDTLAFEGTSSHEGQKLGLKDATSDRKTQTTTLVFDPPVPPGRSITIALKPRQNPSVSGVYLFGVTAFPPGEKSHGQFLGFGRLTFYSHSFNSIFSPFGW; encoded by the coding sequence ATGCGCGTTGCAGTGATATTGGGTATGGTGATCGCAATGGTAGCTGGTATTCAAGGCTATACCTCAAAGCCCAGTCCAGCAGTTCAGTTGCAAGATGGTACGGTGTATTTTGTCCAACCGCCGCGCTTAGTGGAAGCAGTAACTACTTATAAAGAAGTGTATGTTTGGGGTGCAACATATTACTTTACTGTCAACCTCCCAGAAAATGCTGGAGAACCACTACAACGAGTCACAATTAACCAGCGTGAGGGAGTAGACTACGTTCGCTTTGACCTTAAAGACACTTTAGCCTTTGAAGGAACCTCCTCCCATGAAGGACAGAAACTAGGATTAAAAGATGCCACAAGCGATCGCAAAACTCAAACAACAACTCTAGTATTTGATCCCCCAGTACCCCCAGGTAGAAGCATCACAATTGCCCTCAAACCCCGCCAAAATCCCTCAGTTTCAGGCGTTTATTTATTTGGTGTGACAGCCTTCCCCCCAGGCGAGAAATCCCACGGGCAATTTCTCGGTTTTGGACGATTAACCTTCTATAGCCACAGTTTTAACTCAATTTTCTCCCCTTTCGGCTGGTGA
- a CDS encoding class I SAM-dependent methyltransferase, which produces MEWTIGWWQISVQRVYPSNAQLSQTYNQAASWWHQHLQILGYSYAYRELWRSLKTANILPHNPDKLSICDCGIGTAAFSLAFAQIINPKAHITGVDISSEMLNKAHQKLSQANVNHQICQSDLNALPFADHSFDAVICAHTIEHLPNPEQGLREIVRVLLPGAPLILVVTQSGLLGWLIQSHWGNRCFNQEELSKLIHEVGLTQLQFVPFTLGLARFTSIACIGFKR; this is translated from the coding sequence ATGGAATGGACGATTGGATGGTGGCAAATTTCAGTTCAACGCGTTTATCCCAGTAACGCACAACTGTCTCAAACCTATAATCAGGCTGCTTCTTGGTGGCATCAACATCTTCAGATTTTGGGTTACAGCTATGCTTATAGAGAATTATGGCGATCGCTCAAAACTGCTAATATCCTGCCTCACAATCCAGACAAATTAAGCATTTGTGATTGCGGTATTGGTACAGCAGCCTTCAGTCTGGCATTTGCTCAAATCATTAATCCCAAAGCCCATATCACCGGAGTAGATATTTCATCCGAGATGTTAAACAAAGCACATCAAAAACTCTCTCAGGCAAATGTTAATCATCAAATTTGCCAAAGTGATTTAAATGCTCTGCCATTTGCAGATCATAGTTTTGATGCTGTGATTTGTGCCCACACAATTGAACACTTACCAAATCCAGAACAAGGATTACGAGAAATAGTCAGAGTCCTGCTTCCCGGCGCACCATTGATTTTGGTTGTGACTCAGTCTGGTCTATTAGGTTGGTTAATTCAGTCGCATTGGGGAAATCGATGTTTCAACCAGGAAGAACTATCAAAACTTATACATGAAGTCGGGCTAACTCAGCTGCAATTTGTACCTTTTACCCTTGGTCTGGCTCGCTTCACCAGCATTGCTTGTATTGGCTTTAAGAGGTAA